GTATCACGAGAACTGGGCGTACCCGGCATTCCCGAAGATACCGAACTGAAAATCGTCGAACGCGATATCGAGATGGCGCGCAAAACCGGCGTGCATGTGCACTTCCAGCATGTCAGCACTGCGATTTCTTTCGACGCGATTCGCAAGGCCAAAGCTGAAGGCTTACCGATCACGTGCGAAACTGCACCGCACTACGTTGCGTTGTGCGATGAAGCATTGCTGAAATACGGCACTCTCGCCAAGATGAATCCGCCGTTGCGCTCCGAAGAGGATCGCAAGGCAACCATCGCAGCCGTAGCTGACGGCACCGTCGATCTGCTGGCCACCGACCATGCACCGCATACCATGGAAGAGAAGGACCTTGGTTTCCTCGATGCTCCGAACGGCATCATTGGTCTTGAATGCGCGTATGGCGTATGCCACAAGATTCTTGTGGACGGTGGCTTTATCTCCGACGAACGCCTGATTGAACTCATGTCGACTGCGCCAGCCGAACTTATGGGCCACAGCAAGGCCGACGTCACAGCGTTGCTTGACGAATACGCAGACGCCGTCCCCGGAGACGACGACACCAAACGCGTGCTGGACCTCGTCAAGGTTCCTGCAGAAGACCGCGCGGATCTGGTGGTGCTCAACACCGACGAGGCATGGACCGTGAATCCTGAACGATTCCATTCCTCGGCTCGTAACACCCCGTTTGGTGGATGGCAGGTCACCGGCCGTCCGCTCGCCACCATCATCGGCTCGAAACTAGTCTTCAGCCGTATCAACAAGGAGGATTGATGGATCGCCTGATCGAAGCAATCGAAGCCAAGCAGAATCCGAGCGTTGTGGGACTTGACCCGACCGAAGCGCTCGTGCCAGCGCAAATCGTGGCCGGCTTTGCCGAGGAAATCAGCGAACAGGTTGAAGATCCGGCGGAAGCGCCGTCCATGCAGCTTTCCGTGGCCTTCTTCGAATTCAACCGCGCCATCATCGACGCCGTCGCAGACATCGTGCCTGCGGTCAAACCGCAGATCGCCATGTATGAGACGCTCGGTCCGGCAGGCATCGACGCCTACACCATGACCTGCGAATACGCCAAGCAGCAGGGCCTGTACGTGCTCGGCGACGTCAAGCGCGGAGACATCGGCTCTACCGCGGCTGCATATGCTCATCACCTCAGCGGTATAGGATTGGACGACACCGCCTATGATCCATGGCATGAGGATGCGGTGACCGTGAACCCATACCTCGGCACCGA
This window of the Bifidobacterium pseudocatenulatum DSM 20438 = JCM 1200 = LMG 10505 genome carries:
- a CDS encoding dihydroorotase — encoded protein: MTLTLHDIKVWNTGEVIDLIVPSDADETVDASAMTIAPGFEDPHVHFRDPGQTYKESMVSGCAAAASGGYTNVLIMPNTVPAMDGVKVTAGEPGASEVLDAGFDTVIDYLQHYEQAHDVTLPVRYDLCVCASKGRAGKEATDVADWIGYLPEHDDDNKDAYQLCHPVTAISDDGSAVTPEILDQVFDNVKKSGLYLIEHCEHHDTGAVNEGPVSRELGVPGIPEDTELKIVERDIEMARKTGVHVHFQHVSTAISFDAIRKAKAEGLPITCETAPHYVALCDEALLKYGTLAKMNPPLRSEEDRKATIAAVADGTVDLLATDHAPHTMEEKDLGFLDAPNGIIGLECAYGVCHKILVDGGFISDERLIELMSTAPAELMGHSKADVTALLDEYADAVPGDDDTKRVLDLVKVPAEDRADLVVLNTDEAWTVNPERFHSSARNTPFGGWQVTGRPLATIIGSKLVFSRINKED